TTGGAGATCTGGCGCGATTTCATCGACGGAAATGGGCGAAAAAAATCGTGGCCATCAGCGGGTCGAACGGAAAAACGACGACGAAGGAAATAGCGGCGGCCCTGCTTGGGGCTTCGTACTCCGCCCTCAAAGCCCCCGGGACCTGGAACAACGCTTTGGGCGTGCCGCTTTCCCTCTTGATGCTCGAAAAAAAGCATGATGTGGCCGTCCTTGAAATGGGGATGAACGACTTCGGCGAACTTGCGATGTTGGGGCGAATGGCCGAGCACGACGCGGCGATTCTCACCAATGTCGGGCCGGTTCATCTGGAAAAACTCGGCTCCGTCGAGGGGGTGGCTCGGGCGAAGGGCGAACTTTTCACGTCGCTGAAAGAGGGCGGCACGGCCGTGGTCAATCAGGACGACGGATGGATCGCGAAGCTCGCGTCGACGGTTTCCGGACGCAGAGTGACCGTGTCTCTGGCCGCCGGCGCCGACGTCTCGGCGAGAGTTCTACAGGATCTGGGGAGCGAGGGATTTCATTTGGCCGTTCAATACGGCGGACAGAAAACGGAAATCCGATTTCCCTTTGTCGGGATTCACAACGTCTACAACCTTCTATGCGCCCTGGGGGCGGCGTTGGCCCTCGAGGTTCCGGTGAGTCGTTTGCAAAAGGGAGTGGATGCGATTGTCCGGCCGTCGATGCGGCTGGAGACGATTGAATGCGGCCGCGGAATTCGCTTGATTAACGACTGTTACAACGCGAATCCGAGTTCCACGCTCGTGGCGTTGGAAGTGGTTCGGGACACGTCGCCCAAGCGAAAGCTCGCCGTGCTCGGGGACATGATGGAACTGGGAGAATTCGCTCCGCGCGCTCACCGGGACATCGGCATCAAGGTAGCCACGTTCGGATTCGCCCATTTATTCGTCCTGGGCCAGTTTTCAGGGGATCTCGTCCAGGGGGCGGTCCAGGGGGGAATGCCGCGCCAAAACATCACCGTGGGGAAATCGCACGAAGATCTGGCGAAAGCGATCTCCGAAAACGCGAAAGAGGGCGATACGATTCTCGTGAAAGGTTCGCGCGGAATGAAAATGGAAAAGGTAACGAACGAACTTCTCCGGCTTTGGCGGGAGAAAGGGGCGTAATGCTTTATCACCTTCTTTACCCCCTTCACACGCACTCGGCTTACGGTGTGTTCCGGGTCTTTCGGTACATCAGTTTCCGTGTATTGATGGCGATGCTGACGGCGCTTCTCATCAGCTTCTTGTTCGGTCCGGCGCTGATCCGCGCGCTCAAGAAATATCAGATCGGCCAGCAGATCCGCGATGACGGTCCCAAGACCCATTTGGGAAAATCGGGAACGCCGACCATGGGGGGAATCCTCATCGTTTTGTCGATGGTGGTGTCGTATCTCCTGTGGGGAAGGCTCGACATCGCGTTTTCCTGGATGGTCTTACTGGCCACCGTCGGGTTTGCCGCTATCGGTTTCGTGGATGATTACTTAAAGCTTCGGAAAAAAGTGTCGAAAGGACTTTCGATTCGGGGAAAGTTCAAGCTCCAGGGTCTGATTGCTCTCGTCGTCGGACTTCTTCTCGTGATCTTCGGATTCGACACGCACTTGACGGTCCCGTTTCTGAAGGATTTCACGCCGCATCTCGGATTCGTCTTTGTCCCGTTTGCGATGTTGGTGATCATCGGCGCCTCGAACGCGGTGAATCTCACCGACGGTTTGGACGGTCTCGCGATCGGACCGGTCATGATTTGCGCCCTGACCTATCTGATTTTCGCCTATGTCACCGGCCACGCCGAGATGTCGGCGTACCTGCAGCTGTCCCAGGTCCGGGGTGCCGGCGAAATGGCGGTCTTTTGTGCGGCCATGATCGGCGCGGGTCTCGGCTTCCTTTGGTACAACACGTATCCGGCGCAAATTTTTATGGGGGATGTCGGGTCACTGGCCCTCGGTGCCGCGCTGGGCGCCGTCGCAATCATCACGAAGCAGGAACTTCTTCTCATCGTCGTGGGCGGAATCTTCGTGGTGGAAGCGGTCAGCGTCATCGTCCAGGTCTTCACGTTCCGGACGATGGGGAAAAGGGTTTTTCGAATGGCGCCGATCCACCATCATTTTGAACTCAAAGGGTGGGCGGAACCCAAAGTCATCGTCCGGTTTTGGATCATCTCCATCATTTTGGCGCTCATCGCGCTCGCAACCCTGAAATTGAGATGAGGCGATGATGGAAACACTTCAGGGGAAAAGAATCGCCGTGATCGGCCTCGGTCCGCGCACGGGAGTTTCCCTCGTACGCTATTTGTGTACTTCCGGCGCAAACGTCATCGCTTACGACCGGCGGTCCGAATCGGACTTGGGGGAAAGTCTCCGCCCTCTGTCCGGGCTTCGGTTCGATCGGGAATTCGGCACGGAGGATCCCCGTCGGATTGACGGGGCCGATCTGGTTCTCGTCAGTCCCGGCGTGCCGTCGGATACGAAATTTCTCTCCCGCCTCCGTTCGCGGGGGAAATCGATCTGGAGCGAGATTGAGTTTGCGTCGCGCCGCCTTCGGATCCCGGTCATCGCGGTGACCGGATCGAACGGAAAATCGACGACCACGGCGCTCATTGCCCATATTCTTTCGCATTCGGGGAAGCGGGTCTTCTGCGGGGGAAACCTGGGGACTCCTCTGATAGAAGCCGTGGATAAGCCGTATGACGTGGCCGTTGCGGAGATTTCGAGCTTCCAGCTGGAGGCGGTAGAGACGTTCCACCCGCGAGTCGGCGTGCTTTTAAATATTTCCCCCAATCACCTGGATCGGCACAAAGATCTTCGCACGTACGCCGGGCTCAAGGAGCGACTCTTCGACCACATGACGTCGGGGAATCGCGCGATCCTCAACCAGGACGACGCCACCTGCCTCGAAATCGCCCGCCGCATCCACGCGAATGTTTGGTTCTTTTCGCTGCGGAAAAACTCGGACGCCCAGATTCGATTGCAGGACGGATTTATCTCGCTTCCGAACGGCGAAAAGGTGTCGATGCGATCGTACCGCCTGCCCGGAAGCCACAATCTGGAAAACGCCCTGGCGGCGGCGGGAGCGGCGGCGTCCATGGACTGCCCATCGTCCCTGATCGAAAAGGCGATTTCCACGTTTGAAGCGCTTCCGCACCGTTTGCAGCCGGTCGCCACGATCGACCAAGTGCGCTTTATTAACGACTCCAAAAGCACGACGCCCGATTCCGCCGTGCGGGCATTGGAGAGCTTTCCGAATCCGATCGTCCTGCTCGCCGGCGGCCGGCCCAAAGGAGCGAGTTACGCCAAATTGGCGCGGGCCGCCCAAGGGAAAGTCCGATCCGCCTTCTTCTACGGCGAGGCGGCGGAAGAAATGGCCCGGGCCTTTTCCTCCGTTCCTCACCGGGTGGTGAAAACACTCTCCGAGGCGCTCTCCGCAGCACTCTCCGTCGCTCAATCCGGGGATGTGGTGCTTCTTTCACCGGCCAATGCGAGCTTCGATCAATTCAAAGATTTCGAAGATCGGGGTCGGACATTCGCGGCCTTGGTCAAACGGAGCGAGTCGACACGGAAGGGCGTGGAGGCCGATCGATGACACCGTCCGCCAAACTCCGAAAGATTCGGCATCTCGATCCTGTGCTCACGCTGGCTACGCTCGGACTCTTGGCGCTGGGAACCGTGATGGTTTTCAGTTCCAGTTCTTCGATCGGGGCGGAAAAGTTCGGCGACAGCGCCTATTACCTGAAGCGGCATCTGATCTGGATGGCGATCGGGGGATTGGGAATGGGCGTGACCTTCTTCATCAATCCGTTTCCGTTGAAAAAGCTTGCGACACCCGCCTTGATCGGAGGGCTGATTCTCTTGGGTCTCGTCATGGTGACCGGAACGGCGCGGAACAAAGCCGTGCGATGGCTAAACCTCGGAGGCCTTGTGTTTCAGCCTTCCGAGTTCGTAAAGCTGACCGTGGTCTTATACACCGCCGCCTATTTGGCGAAGGCCCGGGAAAGGATTCAAAAGTTTTCCAAAGGGTTGCTCCCTCTGTTGGCCACGGTGGGCGGGATTGTCCTGGTTCTGCTCAAGGAGCCCGATTTCGGGACGGCCGTCCTCGTTACATTCGTCGTCGCCATGATGGTCTTCGTGGGCGGGGCCAATCTTTGGCACGTCGGAGCGCTGGGTGCTCTGGCGGGCGTCGCGAGTTACGCGCTCATTTTGTCGTCGGCTTATCGGCGCCGCAGGCTGATGGCGTTTCTCCATCCTTGGCAAGACCCTCTGGGGAGCGGATTTCAAATTCTCCAGTCTTTCATCGCCTTCCAGAACGGCGGGTTCCAGGGACAGGGACTCGGGGACGGCACGCAAAAATTGCTCTACCTGCCGGAAATGCACACCGATTTTATTTTCGCCGTGATCGCCGAGGAACTGGGTTTTCTCGGAAGTTTTCTGGTGATCTTTCTCTTCGCCCTCATCGTGATTCAAGGGTTTCGGCTTTCGCTTCGACTCCGCGAGCCTTTTACGTCGAGTTTGGCCCTGGGTCTCACCGGCTTGATCGGTTTCCAGGCCTTCTTTCATATGGCCGTCGTCATGGGCCTTGTTCCGACGAAGGGCCTTACGCTCCCCTTCATCAGTTACGGCGGCTCCTCGTTGGTGATTACGTTGATGTCGATCGGGCTGCTTTTGTCCTTGTCGGCGACGCTCTCAATGACGACCTCCATGGCGCGCAGGAGGGTGCGATGAAGCTGCTCATGGCCGCCGGCGGCACCGGGGGACACGTGTTTCCGGCGCTGGCGATCGCGCGGACGGCTGTGGCGAAAAACCGCGAGACGAAGGTTCTCTTTGTGGGGACCCCCAAAGGCTTTGAGAGTCGGTCGATTCCGAAAGAGGAATTTCCGCTGGAGCTGATCTCCGTCGGCGGCCTCAAAGGAAAACGCTTTTCCGATCGGATGCGGAACATGGCGACCCTTCCGGCGGCGTTTTGGGCGTCGTGGAAAATTCTTCGAAACTTCGCCCCGAACGTGGCGTTCGGAATCGGAGGATACGCGTCCGGGCCGATTCTCCTCCTGGCGGCGCTTCGAGGACTCGAAACCGCAATTTTGGAACCGAACGCCGTGCCGGGCTTCTCCAATCGGGTGTTGAGCCGATTCGTGCACCGCGTGTTTCTTGCGTTCGAGGAGGCGAAGTCGAGGCTTCCCGAACGAAAATGTCTCGTCGTCGGAAACCCGATCCGGAGCGAAATATTGCGCGTCGCCCCTCCGATCTTTTCGGGAGAGAAACGAACGCTCTTGATCTTCGGCGGGTCGCAGGGGGCGCATCGCCTCAACGACGCGATGATTCACGCACTGCCGTTCCTGGAAACGCTTAAAGAAAAGCTCTTCATGATTCATCAGACCGGGGCGCGGGACGAATTAGCCGTGCGCAAAGCGTATCGAGATCGATCGTTTCAGGCGGAAGTCCATCCGTTTATCGATGGCATGTCGGAAGCGTACGGGCGGGCCGATCTGGTGATCGGCCGTTCCGGATCGAGCGTGATGGAAATCGCCGCCTGCGGGCGGCCCTCGATCCTCGTTCCGTTTCCGTACGCCGCGGACGATCATCAACGAATGAACGGCCGGATTTTCGCCCAGGCGGGCGCGGCCATCTACATCGAAGATCAGGACTGCAGTGGCGAAACGCTTGCGAAAGCCATCCGCGAGTTGGTGACGAATCCCAATCGCCTGCGGGAGATGAGCGTCCAAGCCTTGCGATTCCGTCACGAAGACGCGGCCGACCGAATCGTTCAAGAACTCACGCAGATGTCCGGGAGCCGGTCCGAGCGGGAGGCCGCATGAAGCGCGTGCATTTCATCGGCATCGGCGGAATCGGCATGAGCGGAATCGCCGAAATCTTAGTCCGATCGGGCTACCAGGTGAGCGGCAGCGATCTGCGGCAGAACACCGAGACGGCCAAACTCAAGGGACTGGGAGCGAGAATCTATAAAGGTCATCAGAGTTCGCAGGTGGGCGATGCGGAGATGGTCGTTTTTTCCTCGGCCGTTTCCAGCGACAACCCTGAAATGATGGAGGCGAAGCGCCTCGGCCTTCCGGTTCTCGCTCGGTCGGAGATGCTGGCGGAGCTGATGCGGAAGAAGCGATCGATCGTGGTGGCGGGGGCCCACGGCAAAACAACGACCAGTGCCATGATCACCACTCTCCTGTTGGAGGCGGGATTCGACCCGACGGCGGTGATTGGAGGCAGGCTTCGGCGGATCGCGGGAAACGCCAAGATGGGGACCGACGAGTGGTTTGTGGCCGAATCGGACGAGAGCGACGGCTCGTTCCTCCATCTCCTTCCCATGGTGGCGGTGATCACCAACGTCGACCGCGAGCACCTCGACCACTACGGTTCGTTCGAAAACCTCGAGCAAGCGTTTGTGGATTTTGGAAATCGCGTCCCGTTCGACGGTGTCGTGATCCTCTGCCGAGACGACGCGCCTCTGGCCAAAGCGATTCCGAAAATCGATCGACCAGTCGTCACGTACGGGATGGAATCGGAGGCGGACGTTACGGCCAAGAATGTCCGCTGTTCCGCCGGACGCTCCAATTTCACGGTCGTTTGGAAAGGTGAAACGGTCTGCGACCTTTTAATTCCGGTGACGGGAAAGCACAATGTCCTCAATGCCCTGGCCGCGGCCGCCGTCGGCCACCATCTTGGACTTTCGTGGGGAGATGTGTCGAAGGGGTTGGCGGCGTTTACGGGAATCGATCGGCGGCTGGAAACGAAGGGGGAGTGCGGCGGAATTCGAGTGATCGATGATTACGCCCACCACCCGACCGAAATCCGGGCCTCGCTCGAGGCGTTACGACTGATGGCGGCCGGCGGCGCGGTGCGCGTTCTTTTTCAACCCCATCGGTACACGCGCGTACGGGATCTTTGGAAAGAATTTGTCGCCGTCTTCGATCTTGCCGACGAAGTGGTGGTCGCGCCGATTTATGCAGCGAGCGAACGCCCCATTTCCGGCGTGGAATCGGAGCGATTGGTTAAAGAAATCGTCCAGCGGCGAAAGACGAGTGTTCGGTACGCTCGATCGCTCGAGGAGGGGAGCGATTACCTTTCGGAGAATGTGAAAAAGGGGGACCTCCTCGTGACGATGGGCGCGGGGGACGTGACGAAAATGGCCGGTGCGCTTTTGGAAAAACTTCAACGGGCGACGCCGAAAGGAACAGGGCGGTGATTACCGTGACGATTCACGAAAGCCCGAGAAAAGCGAGTTCGGAGTTCGACGCACTCGAACAAATTTGTTCGGGTTCAGTGCGGCGGAACGAATCGCTGAAAAGATGGACCACATTTCGATGTGAAGCGAAAGCGGATGCGATTGCGTCGCCGAAAACCATCGAGATGCTCACGAAACTCGTCGATCGGTTGATCGCCATGAAGACCACGTGGCGGGTTCTCGGGCGCGGATCCAATTTGTTGGTGAAAGACGGCGGGTATCCGGGCGCCTTGGTCGACCTCGCCGTTGGTTTCTCCGCGATCGCGATCGAAAACGAGGATTCGCGTGAAACTCGGGTGCGCGTCGAGGGTGGGGTTGCCAACGGGACGTTTCTCCAGTGGTGCCGGGACCGAAACCTGAAAGGGTTCGGATTTTCGTTCGGAATTCCCGGTTCGATCGGAGGAGGAATACGGATGAACGCAGGCACGCCGCTGGGATCGTTCTCCCAGATTCTCCGGGAGGTCGAGGGATTGGATTTTTCCCGCAAAGTTGCTCATCCGACGCAACTTCGTGTCGAAGAGAAGGATTTTCTCTACCGCGATTTTCCGAAGGGACACCATCTTGTGATCACCGCCGGGTCTTTTTGTTTGAAGAAGTCGGATTCGGCCTCCGTCAATGGAGAAATCGAAGCGGCGAAGGATCGGCGAAAGAATCAGCCGCTGGAACTCCCCAATTTCGGCTCGGTCTTCAAGAATCCGCAAGGCGACTTTGCGGGGAGATTGATCGAAGCCGCGGGGCTCAAAGGGACGCGAATCGGAGATGCGGAGATTTCACGGCGTCACGCCAATTTTATCGTGAACCTCGGCCGAGCAAAAACAGCCGATGCACTCACACTTATGTCGATGGCTCAGGAGACCGTTCAAGAGAAATTTGGCGTTAAGCTTGAACCTGAAGTTCATGTGATCGGGGTGGAAGCATGAGGCGGAGGCATGGGCGAGTAAGGCACCCCGGCCTGTTGCGCCTCTTCGCGTCGTTGGCCTTCGTGGCGGGAATGTTGTCGCTCCCTTGGCTGGTGCGAAGCACCTTGCCGAAATTACCCGTGAACGTGCGCGAACTTTACGTGTCGGGCGGTTCACTCCTTTCCGCCCTCGATATTCGATCGATGGCCAAAGTCGATCGAGGCCAGAAACTGTTCTCGGCTTCCATGGAACGCGTCGTTCAGCGGGTCAAGGCCGATCCCCGGGTCGAAAGAGTGGCGGTCGTTCGAAACGCGACGGGGGATATGGCCATCCAGGTTACCGAGCGAAAAGCGGCCGCGCTCATCAATCTTGATGACCTCTATTATGCGGACGCCGAAGGTACCATCCTCGGTTCGGTGCCGGCGGGCGCCAAAGACATGGAGAGCCTGCCAATCGTCACCGGTCCGTGGAAAGGATCCGCCAAGAATCGAAAATCGATTCCGGAGATCCGTTCGGCGCTCGAATTGATGGCCGTGCTTGCAACCGCGGGAGTTGCGCAGAATCAAATCTCGGAAATTCATTTCGATGAAAAGCTCGGCTGGGTTCTTTACCACGTGGGCTGTGGAATGCGGATCGTGATCGGCTGGGACGGATTCCCGACAAAAGCCAAACGGCTCAAACGCGTGTTGCGCGATTTTGAAAAGCGAGAACCGCTCGTTCGCGAAATCGACCTCGATTTCGACGACCGGGCGATTGTCAAACTGAAACGAGCACAGCGCGGCTCGGTCGCAACCAAGGGGGAACTTCGAACGGCCGCCATCGGCCGCCGCGCTATTGTCGCGGTTCCCCCGCACCCGGACGACATATGGGGCGTTGAAAACCACGACGGTCCAAATTCTTCGCGCGCTGCGAAGAATTTGGACCGTCACATCATAGAGAAGAGGAGTGGAGATGGCGAAGAGGGATAACTTAGTGGTCGGGCTGGATATCGGCACAACCAAGATCTGCACCATCGTCGGTGAGATGACCGACACCGGGATCGACATCGTGGGAATCGGAACGCATCCGTCGAAAGGGCTGCGAAAGGGGGTCGTGATCAATATCGATTCCACCGTTCAGTCGATCCAGAAGGCGGTGGAAGAGGCGGAGCTGATGGCGGGGTGTGAAATTCATTCCGTCTACGCCGGGATCGCCGGAGGGCACATCCGCGGTTTTAACAGCCACGGAATCGTGGCGATCAAGGACAAGGAGGTCAAAGCGATGGACATCGATCGGGTCATCGATGCCGCGAAGGCGGTCGCCCTGCCGATGGATCGCGAAGTGCTCCATATTCTTCCGCAGGAGTTCATCGTCGACGAGCAGGACGGCATCCGCGATCCGGTGGGAATGGCGGGCGTTCGGCTCGAAGCGAAGGTGCACATCGTCACCGGAGCGGTTACTTCGGCGCAGAACATCGTGAAGTGTTGCAATCGGTGCGGCCTCAATGTCTCCGATATCGTCCTGGAACAGCTCGCTTCGGCGGACGCTGTTCTCACAACGGACGAAAAGGAACTGGGCGTGGCGATGATCGACATCGGCGGCGGCACGACCGATCTCGTGGTTTTTGCTCAGGGAGCGATCAAACACTCCGCCGTGTTGGCGTTGGGAGGGAACCACCTGACGAACGACATCGCGGTCGGAATTCGCACGCCGACGGCGGAAGCCGAGGAAATCAAACACAAGTTCGGCTGCGCGATGGCGAGTTTGGTCGACCGGGAAGAAACGATCGAAGTGCCGAGTGTCGGCGGACGAAAACCGCGCATCGTATCCAGACAACTTCTTTGCGAAATCGTGGAACCGCGAGCGGAAGAGATCCTGATGCTCGTGAAGCGCGAAATCGAAAAATCGGGGTACGGAGATCTGATCGCCTCGGGGCTGGTGATCACCGGCGGATCTTCGATTTTGGACGGCATGGTGGAGTTGGCCGAGCGGGTCTTTGACTGTCCGGTTCGCCGGGGAGTACCGCAAGGAATCGGCGGTTTGGTCGATGTTGTGTCGAGCCCGATGTACGCGACGGGAGTGGGATTGGTTCTCTACGGCAGCAAACAGGAGACGCAGGCTTCGAAGTTCCGCGTTCGAGAGGCGAACGTTTACGCGAAGGTCCGGGCGCGGATGCGCGAATGGTTTGGGGAGTTCTTTTAAACCTTAACGGAGAGACGAAATGGGAAAAAAAATTCAGGAAGAGGAGAAACTCATGTTCGAGCTGGTGGAATCGGAAGGGAATACGGCGAAAATCAAGGTCATCGGTATCGGCGGAGGAGGAGGTAACGCCGTCAACACAATGATTGCATCGGGATTGGCGAACGTCGACTTTATCGCCG
The Bdellovibrionota bacterium genome window above contains:
- the murF gene encoding UDP-N-acetylmuramoyl-tripeptide--D-alanyl-D-alanine ligase; translation: GDLARFHRRKWAKKIVAISGSNGKTTTKEIAAALLGASYSALKAPGTWNNALGVPLSLLMLEKKHDVAVLEMGMNDFGELAMLGRMAEHDAAILTNVGPVHLEKLGSVEGVARAKGELFTSLKEGGTAVVNQDDGWIAKLASTVSGRRVTVSLAAGADVSARVLQDLGSEGFHLAVQYGGQKTEIRFPFVGIHNVYNLLCALGAALALEVPVSRLQKGVDAIVRPSMRLETIECGRGIRLINDCYNANPSSTLVALEVVRDTSPKRKLAVLGDMMELGEFAPRAHRDIGIKVATFGFAHLFVLGQFSGDLVQGAVQGGMPRQNITVGKSHEDLAKAISENAKEGDTILVKGSRGMKMEKVTNELLRLWREKGA
- the murG gene encoding undecaprenyldiphospho-muramoylpentapeptide beta-N-acetylglucosaminyltransferase, whose amino-acid sequence is MKLLMAAGGTGGHVFPALAIARTAVAKNRETKVLFVGTPKGFESRSIPKEEFPLELISVGGLKGKRFSDRMRNMATLPAAFWASWKILRNFAPNVAFGIGGYASGPILLLAALRGLETAILEPNAVPGFSNRVLSRFVHRVFLAFEEAKSRLPERKCLVVGNPIRSEILRVAPPIFSGEKRTLLIFGGSQGAHRLNDAMIHALPFLETLKEKLFMIHQTGARDELAVRKAYRDRSFQAEVHPFIDGMSEAYGRADLVIGRSGSSVMEIAACGRPSILVPFPYAADDHQRMNGRIFAQAGAAIYIEDQDCSGETLAKAIRELVTNPNRLREMSVQALRFRHEDAADRIVQELTQMSGSRSEREAA
- a CDS encoding FtsQ-type POTRA domain-containing protein produces the protein MRRRHGRVRHPGLLRLFASLAFVAGMLSLPWLVRSTLPKLPVNVRELYVSGGSLLSALDIRSMAKVDRGQKLFSASMERVVQRVKADPRVERVAVVRNATGDMAIQVTERKAAALINLDDLYYADAEGTILGSVPAGAKDMESLPIVTGPWKGSAKNRKSIPEIRSALELMAVLATAGVAQNQISEIHFDEKLGWVLYHVGCGMRIVIGWDGFPTKAKRLKRVLRDFEKREPLVREIDLDFDDRAIVKLKRAQRGSVATKGELRTAAIGRRAIVAVPPHPDDIWGVENHDGPNSSRAAKNLDRHIIEKRSGDGEEG
- the ftsA gene encoding cell division protein FtsA — encoded protein: MAKRDNLVVGLDIGTTKICTIVGEMTDTGIDIVGIGTHPSKGLRKGVVINIDSTVQSIQKAVEEAELMAGCEIHSVYAGIAGGHIRGFNSHGIVAIKDKEVKAMDIDRVIDAAKAVALPMDREVLHILPQEFIVDEQDGIRDPVGMAGVRLEAKVHIVTGAVTSAQNIVKCCNRCGLNVSDIVLEQLASADAVLTTDEKELGVAMIDIGGGTTDLVVFAQGAIKHSAVLALGGNHLTNDIAVGIRTPTAEAEEIKHKFGCAMASLVDREETIEVPSVGGRKPRIVSRQLLCEIVEPRAEEILMLVKREIEKSGYGDLIASGLVITGGSSILDGMVELAERVFDCPVRRGVPQGIGGLVDVVSSPMYATGVGLVLYGSKQETQASKFRVREANVYAKVRARMREWFGEFF
- the ftsW gene encoding putative lipid II flippase FtsW codes for the protein MTPSAKLRKIRHLDPVLTLATLGLLALGTVMVFSSSSSIGAEKFGDSAYYLKRHLIWMAIGGLGMGVTFFINPFPLKKLATPALIGGLILLGLVMVTGTARNKAVRWLNLGGLVFQPSEFVKLTVVLYTAAYLAKARERIQKFSKGLLPLLATVGGIVLVLLKEPDFGTAVLVTFVVAMMVFVGGANLWHVGALGALAGVASYALILSSAYRRRRLMAFLHPWQDPLGSGFQILQSFIAFQNGGFQGQGLGDGTQKLLYLPEMHTDFIFAVIAEELGFLGSFLVIFLFALIVIQGFRLSLRLREPFTSSLALGLTGLIGFQAFFHMAVVMGLVPTKGLTLPFISYGGSSLVITLMSIGLLLSLSATLSMTTSMARRRVR
- the murD gene encoding UDP-N-acetylmuramoyl-L-alanine--D-glutamate ligase, with protein sequence METLQGKRIAVIGLGPRTGVSLVRYLCTSGANVIAYDRRSESDLGESLRPLSGLRFDREFGTEDPRRIDGADLVLVSPGVPSDTKFLSRLRSRGKSIWSEIEFASRRLRIPVIAVTGSNGKSTTTALIAHILSHSGKRVFCGGNLGTPLIEAVDKPYDVAVAEISSFQLEAVETFHPRVGVLLNISPNHLDRHKDLRTYAGLKERLFDHMTSGNRAILNQDDATCLEIARRIHANVWFFSLRKNSDAQIRLQDGFISLPNGEKVSMRSYRLPGSHNLENALAAAGAAASMDCPSSLIEKAISTFEALPHRLQPVATIDQVRFINDSKSTTPDSAVRALESFPNPIVLLAGGRPKGASYAKLARAAQGKVRSAFFYGEAAEEMARAFSSVPHRVVKTLSEALSAALSVAQSGDVVLLSPANASFDQFKDFEDRGRTFAALVKRSESTRKGVEADR
- the murB gene encoding UDP-N-acetylmuramate dehydrogenase is translated as MITVTIHESPRKASSEFDALEQICSGSVRRNESLKRWTTFRCEAKADAIASPKTIEMLTKLVDRLIAMKTTWRVLGRGSNLLVKDGGYPGALVDLAVGFSAIAIENEDSRETRVRVEGGVANGTFLQWCRDRNLKGFGFSFGIPGSIGGGIRMNAGTPLGSFSQILREVEGLDFSRKVAHPTQLRVEEKDFLYRDFPKGHHLVITAGSFCLKKSDSASVNGEIEAAKDRRKNQPLELPNFGSVFKNPQGDFAGRLIEAAGLKGTRIGDAEISRRHANFIVNLGRAKTADALTLMSMAQETVQEKFGVKLEPEVHVIGVEA
- the murC gene encoding UDP-N-acetylmuramate--L-alanine ligase — translated: MKRVHFIGIGGIGMSGIAEILVRSGYQVSGSDLRQNTETAKLKGLGARIYKGHQSSQVGDAEMVVFSSAVSSDNPEMMEAKRLGLPVLARSEMLAELMRKKRSIVVAGAHGKTTTSAMITTLLLEAGFDPTAVIGGRLRRIAGNAKMGTDEWFVAESDESDGSFLHLLPMVAVITNVDREHLDHYGSFENLEQAFVDFGNRVPFDGVVILCRDDAPLAKAIPKIDRPVVTYGMESEADVTAKNVRCSAGRSNFTVVWKGETVCDLLIPVTGKHNVLNALAAAAVGHHLGLSWGDVSKGLAAFTGIDRRLETKGECGGIRVIDDYAHHPTEIRASLEALRLMAAGGAVRVLFQPHRYTRVRDLWKEFVAVFDLADEVVVAPIYAASERPISGVESERLVKEIVQRRKTSVRYARSLEEGSDYLSENVKKGDLLVTMGAGDVTKMAGALLEKLQRATPKGTGR
- the mraY gene encoding phospho-N-acetylmuramoyl-pentapeptide-transferase, which produces MLYHLLYPLHTHSAYGVFRVFRYISFRVLMAMLTALLISFLFGPALIRALKKYQIGQQIRDDGPKTHLGKSGTPTMGGILIVLSMVVSYLLWGRLDIAFSWMVLLATVGFAAIGFVDDYLKLRKKVSKGLSIRGKFKLQGLIALVVGLLLVIFGFDTHLTVPFLKDFTPHLGFVFVPFAMLVIIGASNAVNLTDGLDGLAIGPVMICALTYLIFAYVTGHAEMSAYLQLSQVRGAGEMAVFCAAMIGAGLGFLWYNTYPAQIFMGDVGSLALGAALGAVAIITKQELLLIVVGGIFVVEAVSVIVQVFTFRTMGKRVFRMAPIHHHFELKGWAEPKVIVRFWIISIILALIALATLKLR